Proteins co-encoded in one Spirosoma endbachense genomic window:
- a CDS encoding alkaline phosphatase translates to MKSPLLLSMLFWALVVSNGRAQSASRYTPAQAHSHNDYEQTIPFWQAYDQKFGSIEADVYRRDGQLYVAHDSADITASRTLEALYIKPIVEKVRSGKGQIYPGATYGLQWLIDLKTPARLSLPLLVQALSAYPDVFGTGGPVRVVVSGNVPAPDQFKQYPDWILFDGRPEVDYTPEQAGHIGLISQSFTQYSRWNGKGLIVKKERVRIQQVIQQVHRQGKKIRFWATPDNINTWKTLMNLEVDFINTDQIAPLGHFLSLRPTAEYQNPAPYPVYQPIYRNNDSRSRVKNVILLIGDGMGLAQIYAGLTANRGDLNLAKLLNIGFSKTSAADTYITDSAAGGTAMATGQKTNNRAIGVDSTGRQWPAIPTLIKKWDMVSGLVSAGPITDATPAVFYAHQPDRAFEREIAGDFLREPVQILIGGGYRYFQEEKVLDTLRQRGYQIGTSFNQLEGLKRPFVLLDDQAVVPIKQGRQDFLVKSLQKTLTELKENKNGFFIMAEGAQIDYGGHANEMSYVVQEMLDFDRTIGEAMRFADSNGETLVIITADHETGGLSLLDGDLKRGYVDGHFSTNDHSGIMVPVFAYGPHSLDFRGVYENTQIHHKIMSILKRYHSRPQKLTNKVTH, encoded by the coding sequence ATGAAAAGTCCGCTGCTTTTGTCGATGCTGTTCTGGGCTCTCGTCGTTTCCAACGGCAGAGCCCAGTCAGCTAGTCGCTATACACCTGCCCAGGCCCACTCGCATAACGACTATGAACAGACGATTCCGTTCTGGCAGGCTTATGACCAGAAATTTGGGTCAATTGAAGCGGATGTTTACCGGCGGGACGGGCAACTCTACGTGGCCCATGATTCGGCCGATATAACCGCCAGTCGGACGCTGGAGGCTTTGTACATCAAGCCAATTGTGGAAAAAGTCCGGTCGGGTAAAGGACAAATTTATCCGGGAGCTACCTATGGCCTTCAATGGCTGATCGACCTGAAAACACCGGCTCGGCTGTCTTTACCACTATTGGTACAGGCGCTGAGTGCTTATCCAGACGTTTTTGGTACGGGTGGTCCGGTGCGGGTTGTCGTGAGTGGCAATGTGCCTGCACCTGATCAATTTAAGCAATACCCTGACTGGATTCTTTTCGATGGTCGACCTGAGGTCGATTATACGCCTGAACAGGCAGGCCACATTGGGTTAATTAGCCAGAGCTTTACCCAGTACAGCCGTTGGAATGGAAAGGGACTTATTGTCAAAAAAGAACGGGTCAGGATTCAGCAAGTAATTCAGCAGGTTCATCGTCAGGGGAAGAAGATTCGATTCTGGGCTACGCCCGATAACATCAACACCTGGAAAACGCTGATGAATCTGGAAGTTGACTTTATCAATACCGATCAGATCGCTCCGCTTGGTCATTTCCTGAGTTTACGCCCAACCGCCGAATATCAGAATCCTGCACCCTACCCGGTTTATCAGCCCATTTACCGCAACAATGATAGCCGTAGTCGTGTCAAAAATGTTATTCTGCTGATTGGTGATGGGATGGGTCTTGCCCAGATCTATGCCGGACTCACGGCTAACCGGGGAGATCTTAATCTGGCAAAACTGCTCAATATCGGGTTCTCTAAAACGAGTGCCGCCGACACGTATATTACCGATTCGGCCGCCGGAGGAACGGCCATGGCTACCGGTCAGAAAACCAACAACCGGGCCATTGGTGTCGATTCGACGGGCAGGCAGTGGCCTGCCATTCCGACTCTCATAAAAAAATGGGACATGGTCAGTGGCCTTGTTTCTGCGGGACCGATTACCGATGCAACTCCGGCAGTTTTTTATGCACACCAGCCAGACCGTGCCTTTGAACGGGAAATTGCGGGCGATTTTTTGAGAGAGCCCGTGCAAATTCTGATTGGTGGTGGTTATCGGTATTTTCAGGAAGAAAAAGTATTGGATACACTTCGTCAGCGAGGATACCAGATTGGTACGAGCTTTAACCAATTGGAAGGACTCAAACGCCCCTTCGTGCTGCTCGATGATCAGGCGGTCGTTCCGATAAAACAAGGTCGCCAGGATTTTCTGGTCAAAAGCCTTCAAAAAACGCTTACGGAGTTAAAAGAAAATAAGAATGGCTTCTTTATTATGGCTGAAGGCGCTCAGATCGACTACGGTGGTCATGCCAATGAAATGAGCTATGTCGTTCAGGAAATGCTGGATTTCGATCGAACCATTGGGGAGGCCATGCGTTTTGCTGATTCCAATGGCGAAACACTCGTAATCATCACCGCAGATCATGAAACGGGTGGATTGAGTTTGCTCGATGGCGACCTGAAGCGCGGTTATGTGGATGGTCATTTCAGTACCAATGATCACTCGGGAATAATGGTGCCT
- a CDS encoding DUF4249 domain-containing protein — translation MRTVASYVFMSLLVFILPIACIDPEETTLSSTKTILLVEGTLTNLAEPQIIKLSQAQADRLTGQFTTVPVTKASVDIMVDSSQLITCHETLDGSYQLPGDFRGQVGHAYQLRFTLPDGTRYVSSQQVMPFVAPIDRITARFNPASLSLQQLNGYTAAHDIFIDSQDPGSERNYYRWEWKLWERQYWCHSCRQGVYSKYKVLPNVYRARDYFVTGTELYEDCFSPPAGKAGEEAPEVPKENWIYDYGCQTPCWQLIYGYDILVFDDQFTNGRPIIQQRVAQIPYYDNGPGLVDVRQLSLTADAYRYYKLFQEQTQHTGGLADTPPSALGGNVYQADQPQSRAVGYFSASAISLVHYWLDRKDTKGVSYGATGPVDTTRANGSYGSVSDGLFYALNARQPTLEPSPPYLGERQKAKVRLWPNADRPPLAPCLQSDRQTPFKPEGWKD, via the coding sequence ATGCGCACAGTTGCATCCTATGTGTTCATGAGTTTACTGGTATTCATCTTACCCATCGCTTGTATTGATCCAGAGGAAACGACCTTGTCTTCGACAAAGACAATTCTCCTGGTTGAGGGTACGCTGACCAACCTGGCGGAGCCCCAGATTATTAAGCTTAGTCAGGCACAGGCGGATCGACTAACCGGGCAATTCACGACAGTGCCCGTTACGAAAGCATCTGTGGACATCATGGTCGATTCTTCGCAGCTCATTACCTGTCATGAGACTCTGGATGGCAGCTATCAACTGCCTGGCGATTTCAGAGGGCAGGTGGGCCATGCCTATCAACTTCGCTTTACCCTCCCCGACGGAACCCGCTATGTATCCAGCCAGCAGGTAATGCCATTCGTCGCACCGATTGACAGAATAACCGCCCGCTTTAATCCTGCCAGCTTATCCCTGCAACAACTAAACGGCTATACGGCTGCTCATGACATATTTATTGACAGCCAGGACCCTGGCAGCGAGCGCAATTATTACCGTTGGGAATGGAAACTCTGGGAGCGTCAGTACTGGTGCCATAGCTGTCGGCAGGGTGTTTACTCAAAATACAAGGTGCTGCCTAATGTTTACAGAGCTCGTGATTACTTTGTAACAGGCACAGAACTGTATGAAGATTGTTTTAGTCCCCCGGCGGGTAAGGCAGGGGAAGAAGCGCCTGAAGTTCCAAAGGAGAACTGGATTTATGATTATGGATGCCAGACGCCGTGTTGGCAACTGATTTATGGGTATGATATTTTGGTATTTGACGATCAGTTCACCAATGGCAGACCTATCATCCAGCAACGCGTGGCTCAGATTCCCTATTATGATAACGGCCCTGGTCTGGTCGATGTACGCCAGTTATCCCTGACCGCTGATGCTTACCGGTATTATAAGCTCTTTCAGGAGCAGACCCAGCATACAGGTGGCTTGGCCGATACGCCACCTTCGGCTTTAGGGGGTAACGTGTATCAGGCAGATCAACCACAAAGTCGGGCAGTGGGCTACTTTTCGGCGTCAGCCATTTCGCTGGTTCACTATTGGCTGGATCGTAAAGATACGAAAGGTGTATCCTATGGTGCGACTGGGCCAGTGGATACGACGCGGGCCAATGGCTCCTACGGATCAGTCAGTGATGGTTTGTTCTATGCACTCAACGCCCGTCAGCCTACTTTAGAACCTTCTCCACCGTATCTGGGCGAGCGACAAAAAGCCAAGGTTCGCTTATGGCCAAACGCCGACCGGCCTCCCCTGGCACCCTGCCTGCAAAGTGACCGACAAACACCGTTCAAGCCAGAAGGGTGGAAGGACTAA
- a CDS encoding DUF5958 family protein → MSLAEEITLYQFGQGHRADGDLLDQFNQLDELKKIQRVVELFDLVQQSKPDDTDLEQALATSRLPAPALSYLVFKGHRLQRSLPISLAHAELDRSYRLLLQLFKKVYQRQLEAEKQNPANWMFWDLSNPEVVASIGTLHQQLVEEVYACAGYRSEFASLSKLNYTRKSTWLTNQEELTPEPQTHFSFLTYEEVVNRSIPMIGEPQLRAISLLCNSLNKALAKQYGLTTEQVTRLIWDVVERHMREQYNTGLFD, encoded by the coding sequence ATGAGCTTAGCGGAAGAAATAACCCTCTACCAATTCGGGCAAGGGCATCGTGCGGATGGTGATCTGCTGGATCAATTTAACCAACTCGATGAGCTCAAAAAAATCCAACGAGTCGTGGAGCTATTTGACCTAGTACAGCAATCAAAGCCTGACGATACCGACCTGGAGCAGGCCCTGGCAACTAGCCGCTTACCAGCTCCCGCTCTTTCCTATTTAGTCTTCAAGGGCCATCGGCTACAGCGAAGTTTACCAATAAGTCTGGCACACGCTGAGCTTGACCGGTCATATCGGTTACTATTACAACTCTTTAAGAAAGTCTATCAACGGCAATTGGAAGCTGAAAAGCAAAATCCAGCCAACTGGATGTTTTGGGACTTGTCAAACCCTGAAGTTGTGGCGAGTATAGGCACTTTACACCAACAGTTAGTCGAAGAGGTCTATGCCTGTGCTGGCTATCGAAGCGAATTTGCCAGCCTCTCCAAGCTGAATTATACCCGAAAAAGTACCTGGCTGACCAATCAGGAAGAACTCACTCCCGAGCCTCAGACCCACTTTTCGTTTCTGACCTATGAAGAGGTAGTAAACCGATCGATTCCTATGATTGGTGAACCGCAACTTCGTGCCATCTCGCTTCTTTGTAATTCGTTAAACAAAGCGTTGGCAAAGCAGTATGGGTTAACGACAGAACAGGTGACACGCTTAATCTGGGATGTGGTGGAAAGGCACATGCGCGAGCAGTACAATACAGGGCTTTTTGACTAA
- a CDS encoding DUF1028 domain-containing protein: protein MRFLIACVVLFLVPNWSWATWSIIIIDPKTGAIGMAGASCTYNCSGIGQLIPGQGAIIVQAMSNADARRKGVEMIQAGHTPQAIIQALRSPVFTPEEQQYAVVTLNHLAQPSTYTGSATNSYTGALTMKGVSIQGNTLASQDVLAAVMQAVVKGQNENLPIEEILMLALEAGSTAGGDRRCGEQRASCAFIRMAKPTDKRGRPTLFLEFFGQQRSGRNAVHLLRGKYEKWKARHRV, encoded by the coding sequence ATGAGATTCCTCATCGCCTGTGTTGTTCTTTTTCTCGTGCCCAACTGGTCATGGGCCACCTGGTCGATTATTATCATTGATCCGAAAACAGGAGCAATTGGGATGGCGGGTGCTTCCTGCACCTACAATTGCAGCGGCATTGGTCAACTAATACCGGGCCAGGGAGCAATCATTGTTCAGGCAATGAGCAATGCTGACGCCCGACGAAAAGGCGTCGAAATGATACAGGCGGGACACACGCCCCAAGCTATCATCCAGGCGCTAAGGAGTCCAGTTTTTACCCCTGAAGAGCAACAATACGCGGTTGTTACGCTAAACCACCTAGCGCAACCCAGCACCTATACAGGATCAGCAACGAATTCGTATACGGGAGCGCTTACCATGAAGGGAGTTTCCATCCAGGGAAACACGCTGGCTAGCCAGGACGTATTAGCCGCTGTGATGCAGGCAGTGGTGAAAGGTCAGAACGAAAACCTGCCGATCGAGGAAATTCTGATGCTCGCATTAGAGGCCGGTTCTACGGCAGGTGGTGATCGGCGGTGTGGCGAGCAACGAGCTAGCTGTGCGTTCATTCGTATGGCTAAACCCACGGATAAGCGGGGCCGGCCGACTTTATTTCTGGAGTTTTTTGGCCAGCAGCGAAGTGGCCGGAACGCCGTCCACCTATTAAGGGGAAAGTACGAAAAGTGGAAGGCCAGACACCGGGTTTAA
- a CDS encoding PadR family transcriptional regulator, whose amino-acid sequence MKRTFLGEFEEVVLLVLAACADDAYGVVIWEQLQQQTGRSITISAVHATLYRLEEKGYLSSQLGGATAERGGRRKRYFALTALGSKALLEIQAMRQQLWQAIPDGKLQLIGQ is encoded by the coding sequence ATGAAAAGAACTTTTCTGGGGGAGTTTGAAGAAGTAGTCCTGCTGGTTTTAGCCGCCTGTGCTGACGATGCCTATGGAGTCGTTATCTGGGAGCAACTTCAGCAGCAGACCGGCCGCAGCATTACCATTAGTGCCGTACACGCCACGCTGTACCGACTCGAAGAAAAGGGCTATTTATCCTCGCAGCTGGGTGGTGCCACCGCCGAACGGGGTGGCAGGCGAAAGCGGTACTTTGCCCTGACTGCTTTGGGCAGTAAAGCCCTACTGGAGATTCAGGCCATGCGTCAACAACTCTGGCAGGCTATTCCGGATGGCAAACTTCAATTGATTGGTCAATAA
- a CDS encoding ABC transporter permease → MATNQEQTGPPDRRTSARQPPRWADRLLERFVSPYLLEDVQGDLQEIFHKRVAQVGIAQARREYGWAVLHYLNPFFAKPHYRTNNLPKYPQFSSLHPIMIRNYLKIAWRNLAKNRVFSLINIFGLAIGMTTCLLILEVVSFQLSFDTFHTNANHIYRVVNDRYQQGKLIQHGTITYSGVGKAMKDDFPDEVLTHSRVVKWGDMVLDVNNTKHKASKIAVDNSFLSMFSFPLLAGDKKSVLVAPNTIVLTERLAKRMFGIKNNDYQSILGKTVKIDNSPNPYKLTGVCSDIPENSHLDFDFLMSYSSLYSGGNFNYKEADYNFTDSDFWHYIQLKPNIDYRAVQAKLDAFSKRHFQGNAVSGSDEKFYLQPLSEVHLYSDFEYEIGKVANGQMVWGLFAIAVFMIVIAWINYVNLSTAKAVERAKEVGIRKVAGSQRGQLIRQFLIESFGLNLIALILTLLFLAVSQTGFNRLTNLPLSLANLFNQSLTIPYFPFYLLLAFGLGVVLSGYYPAFILSSFQPLAVLKGKFMTTTKGITVRKSLVVFQFTATIFLLFASIVMFRQLKFMSEKDLGIHFSQILSVTAPSLASNDSSRVIRAETFKQSLKQIGGVMEVAYTDREIGGDMARTFDVQNVGGDKNTKLTMRHFGVSREFLSVYQVKLLAGRNFVFTDYNYKFDLLHNVILNQKAIKQLGYSKPDDAIGKQLKLFGRNWDIVGVVDNFHQKGLRSAVDPLILIPTYSTSFPISVKVETQNLEATLAAIKSVYKSFFPQDIFGYAFVDERFNQQYNNDQLLGEALLLFSGLLIFVACLGLFGLSFFVINQRTKEIGVRKVLGASVMSITALVSKDFLKLVVIAMVIATPIGWYTMRRWLNDFAYKIDIEWWMFGLAGLLAMGIALLTVSFQSIKAALLNPVKSLRTE, encoded by the coding sequence ATGGCTACTAACCAAGAACAGACTGGACCACCAGATCGCAGAACGTCGGCCCGGCAGCCACCCCGCTGGGCTGATCGACTCCTGGAACGGTTCGTTTCGCCTTATCTGCTGGAAGATGTGCAGGGTGACTTGCAGGAGATTTTTCATAAGCGTGTCGCTCAGGTGGGTATTGCGCAAGCTCGGCGTGAGTATGGCTGGGCCGTCCTGCATTACCTGAACCCCTTCTTTGCAAAACCGCACTACCGCACCAACAATCTACCCAAGTATCCTCAATTCTCATCACTCCATCCGATCATGATTCGTAATTATCTAAAAATCGCCTGGCGGAATCTCGCCAAGAACCGCGTATTTAGCCTGATTAATATTTTCGGACTTGCCATTGGAATGACTACCTGCCTTCTCATTCTTGAGGTGGTGAGTTTCCAGCTTAGTTTCGATACGTTTCATACGAACGCTAACCATATTTATCGGGTCGTAAACGACCGCTATCAACAGGGCAAGCTTATTCAGCATGGCACCATTACTTATTCGGGCGTTGGAAAAGCAATGAAAGATGATTTTCCGGATGAGGTGTTAACCCACTCCAGGGTGGTCAAGTGGGGAGATATGGTACTTGATGTCAATAATACGAAACACAAAGCCAGCAAAATCGCCGTTGATAACTCGTTCCTCTCCATGTTTTCGTTTCCATTATTGGCAGGCGATAAAAAAAGTGTATTGGTAGCCCCCAATACAATCGTACTTACAGAACGGCTGGCAAAAAGGATGTTTGGTATAAAAAACAATGATTACCAATCCATTTTAGGAAAAACTGTCAAAATTGATAATTCGCCCAATCCCTATAAGCTTACCGGTGTCTGTTCGGATATTCCTGAAAATTCGCACTTAGATTTCGATTTTCTGATGTCCTATTCGAGCCTTTACAGCGGTGGGAATTTCAATTACAAAGAAGCTGACTATAATTTCACCGATTCCGATTTCTGGCATTATATACAACTCAAACCCAACATTGACTATCGAGCCGTTCAAGCCAAACTCGACGCGTTTAGTAAACGGCATTTCCAAGGCAACGCCGTATCCGGCAGCGATGAAAAGTTTTATCTGCAACCCCTCAGCGAAGTGCATCTATATTCAGACTTTGAGTATGAAATCGGTAAGGTTGCTAACGGACAAATGGTTTGGGGCTTGTTTGCCATCGCCGTTTTCATGATAGTAATTGCCTGGATTAATTACGTCAATTTGTCTACTGCCAAAGCCGTAGAACGAGCCAAAGAAGTAGGTATACGCAAAGTGGCAGGTTCACAACGTGGCCAACTTATCAGGCAGTTTCTGATTGAATCGTTTGGCCTCAATTTGATTGCTCTGATCCTCACCCTGCTGTTTTTGGCTGTCAGTCAAACGGGTTTTAACAGGCTGACTAACCTGCCCTTATCGCTGGCTAACCTGTTCAATCAAAGTCTGACAATTCCCTATTTTCCGTTCTATTTACTACTTGCGTTCGGATTGGGCGTAGTGCTGTCGGGTTATTACCCAGCTTTTATTTTGTCCTCCTTTCAGCCGCTGGCGGTGCTGAAAGGAAAATTTATGACTACTACCAAAGGGATTACTGTGCGAAAGTCTTTGGTCGTCTTTCAGTTTACGGCCACTATTTTCTTGCTGTTTGCCTCGATCGTGATGTTTCGCCAACTGAAATTCATGAGTGAAAAAGACCTGGGCATTCATTTCAGCCAAATTCTTTCGGTTACGGCTCCTTCCCTGGCGTCCAACGATTCGTCGCGGGTAATCCGGGCCGAAACCTTCAAGCAAAGCCTCAAACAAATCGGTGGGGTGATGGAGGTTGCTTATACCGACCGGGAAATCGGGGGCGATATGGCCCGGACATTTGATGTACAAAACGTAGGGGGCGATAAAAATACCAAACTGACAATGCGGCATTTTGGCGTGAGTCGAGAGTTTTTATCGGTCTACCAGGTAAAACTACTGGCCGGAAGAAATTTTGTTTTCACGGATTACAATTACAAGTTCGATTTGCTTCATAACGTAATTTTAAACCAGAAAGCGATCAAACAACTGGGCTATTCCAAACCTGACGATGCGATTGGGAAACAGCTAAAGCTGTTTGGGCGAAATTGGGACATTGTGGGGGTAGTTGATAATTTTCATCAAAAAGGGCTACGAAGCGCGGTTGATCCGCTGATTCTAATACCCACCTATAGCACTTCTTTTCCGATTTCGGTGAAAGTGGAAACACAAAACCTTGAAGCCACCCTGGCTGCTATTAAGTCAGTTTACAAGTCCTTCTTTCCGCAAGATATATTTGGCTACGCGTTTGTTGATGAACGGTTTAATCAACAATACAATAACGACCAACTTTTAGGCGAAGCCCTTTTGTTATTTTCCGGTTTGCTGATTTTCGTGGCCTGTTTAGGTCTTTTTGGCTTATCTTTTTTCGTGATCAATCAACGGACCAAAGAAATCGGTGTCCGCAAGGTTCTTGGTGCGTCCGTGATGAGTATCACCGCTCTGGTGTCGAAAGATTTTCTCAAACTTGTTGTGATTGCGATGGTTATTGCTACCCCAATCGGGTGGTATACCATGCGCCGTTGGTTGAACGACTTCGCCTACAAAATCGATATCGAATGGTGGATGTTCGGACTGGCAGGCCTGCTGGCGATGGGCATTGCCTTACTAACCGTCAGTTTCCAGAGTATAAAGGCCGCCTTGCTGAATCCGGTCAAGAGTCTACGTACCGAATAG
- a CDS encoding RNA polymerase sigma factor: MKYQNLSDESLVDLLQQDDPTAFELIYQRYWRQLYGFVFQQLGSKEDCEEIIHDLMLSLWQNRALSQIQNLKLYLFIGARNLVNKSIKSRINLRKYLEYKYLNDVFETVGPNEFSNITELHQAIENAVKKMPEKTATIFRMSKMDNMPVKYIALKMELTDKAVEYHITKSLKILRQQLQNFNSDN, encoded by the coding sequence ATGAAGTATCAAAATCTATCTGATGAGTCGCTGGTCGATTTGTTGCAGCAGGATGATCCAACAGCCTTTGAATTAATCTATCAACGGTATTGGAGACAGCTCTATGGATTTGTGTTTCAACAACTAGGCTCAAAAGAGGATTGCGAGGAAATCATACATGATCTGATGCTAAGCCTATGGCAAAATCGAGCCCTGTCCCAGATTCAGAACCTGAAACTCTATTTATTCATTGGGGCTCGAAATCTTGTCAACAAATCTATCAAGTCCCGGATCAACCTCCGTAAATATCTTGAATACAAGTATTTAAACGATGTTTTTGAAACGGTTGGCCCTAATGAATTCTCAAATATCACCGAGTTACATCAGGCAATTGAGAACGCTGTAAAAAAAATGCCAGAGAAGACAGCGACTATCTTTAGGATGAGCAAAATGGACAATATGCCCGTTAAGTACATCGCGTTAAAAATGGAACTGACCGATAAGGCGGTTGAATATCATATTACAAAGTCCCTAAAAATCTTACGTCAACAACTTCAGAATTTTAATTCCGATAATTAA
- a CDS encoding FecR family protein has product MTQQEFDKIAESYLAGNCSPDEISLLQEWADLHCTADNLTLAFKNETDIQQTERKLWDRIQSNTVPIRKLNWLTRSRNLWAVGIAASLMLFFFAFPYLFQNQSTDSKRGIETKNVADSRQTTVLPDGSIVVLGKNASITTDVSYGKQTRTVYLTGEAFFDVKHNTQLPFLVHVGELVTEVLGTSFYIKPQLAGKTVEVIVKTGKVSVYTINRKDAKKLNGVIITSNQKALYDAQSKTITPNLIDNPELINAATLLPVLTFNEKTIETILPLLSKAYGVEIVVANPNLKQCVFTGNLTGLPMYDQLELICGAINAQLEVRGTTIFISGDGCSTQ; this is encoded by the coding sequence ATGACTCAACAAGAATTTGATAAAATTGCCGAAAGCTATTTAGCCGGAAACTGCTCTCCAGATGAGATTTCTCTTTTGCAGGAATGGGCAGATTTGCACTGTACTGCTGACAATCTTACGCTGGCATTTAAGAATGAGACCGACATCCAGCAAACTGAACGTAAACTTTGGGACCGGATTCAGTCGAATACCGTACCCATAAGGAAATTAAACTGGCTCACACGTTCCAGAAACCTTTGGGCAGTAGGCATCGCTGCCAGTTTAATGCTATTCTTTTTCGCTTTCCCTTATCTGTTTCAAAATCAATCAACTGATTCCAAACGTGGTATTGAAACCAAAAATGTAGCGGATTCCAGACAGACCACTGTACTACCCGATGGCAGTATTGTTGTTCTGGGCAAAAATGCCAGTATTACAACGGATGTGAGTTATGGCAAACAAACCCGTACGGTTTATTTGACTGGAGAAGCCTTCTTTGATGTCAAACATAACACTCAGCTTCCGTTTCTGGTGCATGTGGGCGAGCTGGTAACGGAGGTCCTTGGTACCAGTTTTTATATTAAACCCCAATTGGCAGGAAAGACAGTTGAAGTGATTGTAAAAACGGGGAAAGTGTCTGTTTATACAATCAATCGAAAAGATGCTAAAAAATTGAATGGTGTTATAATAACATCGAATCAAAAAGCATTGTACGACGCTCAAAGTAAAACGATTACACCCAATCTGATTGACAATCCCGAGCTAATCAATGCCGCCACCCTACTACCTGTTCTAACATTTAATGAAAAAACGATCGAGACGATACTGCCCTTACTATCAAAGGCATATGGGGTTGAGATTGTCGTAGCTAATCCAAATTTAAAACAGTGTGTATTCACCGGAAATTTAACTGGCTTACCCATGTACGATCAACTTGAACTTATTTGTGGAGCAATTAATGCTCAGCTCGAAGTCAGAGGCACCACCATATTTATCTCCGGGGATGGGTGCTCTACCCAATAG